In Caproiciproducens sp. NJN-50, the following are encoded in one genomic region:
- a CDS encoding DUF1934 domain-containing protein, producing MQENYLISIKGRQRVDDETGEVELTTFGTYVRRGDSRYIVYKEYTSEDKNRTRTSILKIDGGNKVTLMRGGEDSTRLILERGKRHLCQYDTEFGNMMIGVFTSRVQSELNDLGGKLEVSYTLDINSSLSSQNEIFITIKEANNKDVQISAAGN from the coding sequence ATGCAGGAGAATTATCTGATCTCGATCAAAGGCCGCCAGAGAGTGGACGATGAAACGGGCGAAGTGGAGCTGACAACCTTCGGCACCTATGTCCGGAGGGGCGACAGCCGGTATATTGTCTACAAAGAATATACTTCGGAGGACAAAAACAGGACGCGCACCTCCATTCTGAAAATTGACGGGGGAAACAAAGTGACGCTGATGCGCGGCGGCGAGGACAGCACCCGCCTGATCCTGGAGCGCGGCAAGCGCCACCTGTGCCAGTACGACACTGAATTCGGCAACATGATGATCGGCGTCTTCACCAGCCGGGTTCAGTCCGAACTCAACGACCTGGGCGGGAAACTGGAGGTCAGCTACACGCTGGACATCAATTCCAGCCTTTCGAGTCAGAACGAGATTTTCATCACCATCAAGGAGGCAAACAACAAGGATGTCCAAATTAGCGCTGCAGGCAACTGA
- a CDS encoding D-alanine--D-alanine ligase family protein codes for MNRKKIAVLFGGCSPEHEVSRVSAYSVINNLSEDRYEIYRIGITKDGRWFLYEGPTDSIPDGKWEKDERNRPAFLSPDRSVGGIVVVGRDQTEILPVDCVFPVLHGKNGEDGTIQGLLQLSGLPFVGCGTLSSALCMDKAVTHTLLAGVGIRQAQYLWFYYPRYLEHPEKVRIKIGARLGYPVFVKPAGSGSSVGVSRVSSEEELDAAIRLAATEGEKILVEEAVIGQEVECAVLGNDAAEAAPMVGEIAASAAFYDYDDKYKSGKSKLYIPAHLSEEVSEEMRSIAVRAYRTLGCRGFARVDFFVRNHTEILLNELNTIPGFTPISMYPKLWEASGLPYGGLLDRLIDLALEKA; via the coding sequence ATGAATCGAAAAAAAATCGCCGTCCTGTTCGGCGGCTGTTCCCCAGAACACGAGGTATCCCGCGTTTCCGCGTATTCCGTTATAAACAATCTTTCCGAGGACAGATATGAGATTTACCGCATCGGAATTACCAAAGACGGGCGGTGGTTCCTGTACGAAGGTCCGACGGATTCCATCCCGGACGGCAAATGGGAAAAAGACGAACGGAATCGTCCCGCTTTTCTGTCCCCGGACCGGAGCGTCGGCGGGATCGTCGTCGTCGGCAGGGATCAGACTGAAATTTTGCCGGTCGACTGCGTTTTCCCGGTGCTTCACGGCAAAAATGGAGAAGACGGCACCATACAGGGCCTTCTGCAGCTCTCCGGCCTGCCGTTCGTCGGCTGCGGGACCCTGAGTTCCGCCCTCTGCATGGATAAGGCGGTCACCCACACGCTTCTGGCCGGCGTCGGCATCAGGCAGGCACAGTATCTCTGGTTCTATTATCCGCGCTATCTGGAACATCCTGAAAAGGTCCGCATCAAAATCGGGGCGAGGCTCGGATATCCGGTCTTTGTCAAGCCGGCCGGCTCCGGGTCTTCCGTGGGCGTCAGCCGCGTCAGCAGCGAAGAGGAACTGGACGCCGCCATCCGGCTTGCAGCCACCGAAGGGGAAAAGATCCTGGTGGAGGAAGCCGTGATCGGCCAGGAGGTCGAATGCGCGGTCCTGGGCAACGACGCGGCCGAGGCCGCTCCCATGGTGGGAGAAATCGCCGCGTCAGCCGCGTTTTACGATTACGACGACAAATACAAGTCCGGCAAATCGAAGCTGTACATTCCGGCACACCTGTCCGAAGAGGTTTCGGAGGAAATGCGCTCCATCGCCGTCAGAGCTTACCGCACGCTGGGCTGCCGCGGATTCGCCCGCGTGGACTTTTTTGTGCGCAACCATACGGAGATCCTTCTCAATGAGCTGAACACCATTCCCGGCTTTACTCCGATCAGCATGTACCCAAAGCTCTGGGAGGCCTCCGGCCTTCCCTACGGCGGGCTGTTGGACCGACTGATCGACCTGGCTCTGGAAAAAGCTTAA